From a single Bacillus pumilus genomic region:
- a CDS encoding ReoY family proteolytic degradation factor: MQTPVSVNEKKEFIRWFLNHYQLKRRECVWILNYLMSHDSLMEKVHFVEQAEFCPRGIIMSTHCVDEVPFRFYKENIMTTDAEKSFHDIRLNKQQDLFIQLNFRSAYRSPEYAAVLETNPHIPKDLYENEKDKDLAEKVLEHSIATFQKERLMKEIDEALDRHDQETFNKLAKELSLLS, from the coding sequence ATGCAGACCCCTGTTTCTGTCAATGAAAAGAAGGAATTTATCCGGTGGTTCTTAAACCATTATCAGCTAAAACGAAGAGAGTGTGTTTGGATATTAAATTATTTAATGAGTCACGACTCTTTGATGGAAAAGGTTCATTTTGTAGAGCAAGCAGAATTTTGTCCAAGGGGAATCATTATGTCAACACACTGTGTGGATGAAGTTCCCTTTAGATTTTATAAAGAAAACATTATGACGACAGATGCTGAAAAGTCATTTCATGATATTCGTTTGAATAAACAGCAAGATTTGTTTATTCAATTGAATTTCCGTTCTGCTTATCGTTCACCGGAATATGCAGCTGTTCTTGAAACAAATCCTCATATTCCAAAGGATCTTTATGAGAACGAAAAAGATAAGGATCTTGCGGAGAAAGTGCTTGAACACTCAATCGCAACCTTCCAAAAAGAACGGCTTATGAAAGAGATAGATGAAGCTCTTGACCGTCACGATCAAGAAACATTTAATAAGTTAGCAAAGGAATTAAGCCTATTGTCATAA
- a CDS encoding tetratricopeptide repeat protein: protein MNSSLQEAIKLVEAGETEKGLQTLARAEKHLHDEEKAQAAQLYYDWGDIDKARNLISDLHELYPEETGLTCFYAELLIDSDEEEKAISVLETIPEDDDAYPESLLLMADLYQMQGLFEVSEQKLLKAKELLPNEAIIDFALGELYFSQGLSKKATDYFYKVADQQHEVGGINVYQRLAESLSTAGEFEDALEWYEKAVKDQTDPNTLFGYGFTAMRAGRTKTAIQQLSELKDIDPSYSSLYMPLAKSYEEEGLYHEALEVVKEGIKVDEYNKELYLYGAKIDLKNGDSEDAKKLLQEALALDPGYIEAVQTLLAIYLNEELYDEILDVIKEVKSFGEDDPKWNWYAASASVGREEYKEAAEYFKLALPDFDEERDFLYEYASFLLEEGRQKEALPLLRKVLEKDGTNEEIEETILRIEDEISL from the coding sequence TTGAATAGTTCATTACAAGAAGCCATAAAATTAGTTGAGGCAGGTGAGACTGAAAAAGGACTCCAAACACTTGCTCGAGCAGAGAAGCATTTGCACGATGAAGAAAAGGCGCAGGCAGCTCAGTTATATTATGATTGGGGAGATATCGATAAAGCTCGGAATCTTATCAGTGATTTACATGAGTTATATCCAGAGGAAACAGGGTTAACATGTTTTTATGCAGAGCTACTGATTGACTCTGATGAAGAAGAAAAGGCGATTTCCGTATTAGAAACGATTCCTGAAGATGATGATGCATATCCAGAGAGTTTGTTGTTAATGGCAGATTTGTATCAAATGCAAGGACTATTTGAAGTCAGTGAACAAAAGCTCTTAAAAGCGAAAGAGTTGCTTCCGAATGAAGCGATAATTGATTTTGCATTAGGTGAATTGTATTTTTCACAAGGTCTTTCAAAGAAAGCGACTGACTACTTCTATAAAGTCGCAGATCAACAACATGAGGTTGGCGGCATCAATGTCTATCAGCGGCTTGCTGAATCACTCAGTACCGCTGGAGAATTTGAGGATGCGCTTGAATGGTACGAAAAGGCAGTAAAAGATCAAACAGACCCTAATACACTTTTTGGCTACGGATTTACAGCGATGAGGGCTGGAAGAACAAAAACTGCTATACAGCAGCTTTCAGAACTAAAAGATATTGATCCATCTTATTCGTCTCTTTATATGCCTTTAGCGAAAAGTTATGAGGAAGAAGGACTATATCACGAGGCATTAGAGGTCGTAAAAGAGGGTATAAAAGTTGATGAGTATAACAAAGAGTTATATTTATATGGTGCAAAGATCGATTTGAAAAATGGGGACTCAGAAGATGCGAAAAAGCTGCTTCAAGAAGCACTTGCTCTTGATCCAGGTTATATTGAAGCAGTCCAAACATTGCTTGCGATCTATTTAAATGAAGAGCTTTATGATGAAATCTTGGATGTCATTAAAGAGGTTAAAAGCTTTGGGGAAGATGATCCAAAATGGAATTGGTATGCTGCATCTGCTTCTGTTGGACGAGAGGAATACAAAGAAGCAGCCGAGTATTTCAAGCTAGCTCTGCCTGATTTTGATGAGGAACGTGACTTTTTATATGAGTACGCGTCATTCCTTTTAGAAGAAGGCAGACAAAAAGAAGCATTGCCGCTATTACGAAAAGTTCTTGAGAAAGATGGCACGAATGAAGAAATCGAAGAAACGATTTTAAGAATTGAAGACGAAATTTCCTTATAG
- the aroA gene encoding 3-phosphoshikimate 1-carboxyvinyltransferase: MKIHKHAPMNGVIHIPGDKSISHRSVMFGAIADGTTVVKNFLPGADCLSTIDCFRKMGVEIEQKETDVVIHGKGLKELKEPSDVLDVGNSGTTIRLMMGILAGCEFHSTLIGDESIAKRPMKRVTGPLKQLGAKIDGRANGEYTPLSIRGGHLKGVSYESPVASAQIKSAVLLAGLQAEGTTTLTEPHKSRDHTERMLSMFGVKLDEDEKSVSIDGGQTLKATDIFVPGDISSAAFFLVAGSIVPNSRIVLKNVGLNKTRTGIIDVLKQMGANLEINEVDAKGGEPYGDLTISTSSLKGIEISGDMISRLIDEIPIIALLATKAEGTTIIKDAAELKVKETNRIDTVVSELKKLGADIEATADGMKIHGKTTLQGGAVVSSYGDHRIGMMLGIAACITKQAIEIEDTDAVRVSYPNFFEHIEYLTKTV, translated from the coding sequence ATGAAAATTCATAAACATGCTCCTATGAATGGAGTCATTCATATTCCAGGTGATAAATCTATTTCTCATAGATCAGTGATGTTCGGTGCTATTGCTGATGGAACTACAGTGGTGAAAAATTTTCTTCCTGGAGCTGATTGTTTAAGTACGATTGATTGCTTTAGAAAGATGGGCGTTGAAATTGAACAAAAAGAGACAGATGTTGTGATTCATGGTAAGGGACTAAAAGAGCTAAAGGAGCCGTCTGACGTCCTCGATGTCGGGAATTCTGGTACAACCATTCGATTAATGATGGGAATCTTAGCTGGTTGTGAGTTTCACAGTACATTGATCGGTGATGAAAGTATTGCTAAAAGACCAATGAAACGAGTGACAGGCCCACTCAAACAACTTGGGGCGAAGATAGATGGCAGAGCAAACGGTGAGTATACGCCACTATCTATCCGTGGCGGTCATTTAAAAGGCGTTTCTTATGAGTCTCCAGTGGCAAGTGCCCAAATTAAGTCCGCTGTCCTTCTAGCAGGGCTTCAAGCAGAGGGAACAACAACGTTAACGGAACCGCATAAATCAAGAGATCATACAGAAAGAATGCTCTCCATGTTTGGAGTAAAACTAGATGAAGATGAAAAGAGTGTTTCCATTGACGGCGGGCAAACATTAAAAGCAACAGATATATTTGTTCCTGGAGACATCTCTTCAGCTGCGTTTTTCCTTGTGGCTGGATCCATTGTTCCTAACAGCCGCATTGTTTTAAAAAATGTCGGGCTAAACAAAACAAGAACGGGTATTATTGATGTCCTGAAACAAATGGGGGCGAATCTTGAGATCAACGAAGTAGATGCAAAAGGCGGAGAACCTTATGGTGATTTAACGATTTCTACTTCTTCATTAAAAGGGATTGAAATTTCTGGTGACATGATTTCAAGACTTATCGACGAGATTCCGATTATAGCGCTTCTTGCGACAAAAGCAGAAGGAACAACGATCATTAAAGATGCTGCTGAATTAAAAGTAAAAGAGACCAATCGAATTGATACAGTCGTGTCAGAACTTAAAAAACTCGGCGCTGATATTGAAGCAACAGCTGATGGTATGAAAATTCATGGTAAAACCACGCTTCAGGGCGGCGCAGTCGTGTCAAGCTACGGAGACCACCGAATCGGTATGATGCTTGGGATAGCCGCATGCATTACAAAACAAGCCATTGAGATTGAAGATACAGATGCTGTTCGCGTTTCATATCCGAATTTCTTTGAACACATTGAATACTTAACAAAAACAGTCTGA
- a CDS encoding prephenate dehydrogenase, whose product MNDANETILIAGLGLIGGSIALSIKKKYPHKKIVGYDVSKEQMVAATKLGIIDLAADSFTAGLEESATIILATPVQQTVKMLSDIADSGIERELTITDVGSTKQKVVHFAEKTLPKHYQFIGGHPMAGSHKSGVIAAKDFLFENAFYILTPAKETNRQAVDDLKDLLKGTNAHFIEMTPEEHDAVTSVISHFPHIVAASLVHQAHHFEEQFPLVKRFAAGGFRDITRIASSNPAMWRDILLHNKNKILDRFHEWKKEIERIETFVQQEDAEELFSYFQEAKEYRDGLPLRKKGAIPAFYDLYVDVPDHPGVISEITGHLASENISITNIRIIETREDINGILRISFQTDDDRKRAEICIKNRANYDTFYAD is encoded by the coding sequence ATGAATGATGCAAACGAAACAATATTAATCGCTGGACTCGGTTTAATTGGAGGTTCCATCGCACTGTCGATTAAAAAAAAGTATCCCCATAAAAAAATTGTCGGATACGATGTATCCAAAGAACAAATGGTTGCTGCAACAAAGCTAGGTATCATTGATTTAGCAGCAGATTCATTTACGGCAGGTCTGGAAGAATCTGCGACTATTATTTTGGCAACACCAGTTCAGCAAACAGTGAAGATGCTTAGCGATATTGCAGACTCTGGGATTGAGAGAGAGCTCACAATTACCGATGTTGGTAGCACAAAGCAAAAGGTCGTCCATTTTGCTGAAAAAACCCTCCCTAAGCATTATCAATTTATTGGTGGACATCCAATGGCTGGCTCTCATAAGTCAGGTGTCATTGCAGCGAAAGACTTTTTATTTGAAAATGCGTTCTACATTTTAACGCCGGCAAAGGAAACAAACCGCCAAGCGGTTGATGATTTGAAGGACTTGTTAAAGGGGACAAATGCTCATTTCATTGAGATGACCCCAGAAGAACACGATGCTGTAACAAGTGTGATTAGTCATTTTCCACATATTGTAGCAGCCAGCCTTGTGCATCAAGCACATCATTTTGAAGAGCAGTTCCCGCTCGTTAAACGGTTTGCTGCTGGAGGCTTTCGTGACATTACAAGAATTGCTTCAAGCAATCCTGCAATGTGGCGAGATATCCTTCTACACAATAAAAACAAAATTTTAGACCGTTTCCATGAATGGAAAAAAGAGATTGAGCGCATTGAGACCTTTGTACAGCAAGAAGACGCTGAAGAATTGTTCTCATATTTTCAAGAAGCAAAAGAATATCGAGATGGACTTCCTCTAAGGAAAAAAGGTGCCATTCCTGCTTTTTATGATCTTTATGTGGATGTTCCAGATCATCCTGGGGTCATCTCGGAGATTACAGGACATTTAGCAAGTGAGAATATCAGTATTACGAATATCCGTATTATTGAAACGAGAGAAGACATTAACGGGATTTTGCGCATTAGTTTTCAAACAGATGACGACCGTAAGCGAGCGGAGATCTGTATAAAAAATAGAGCGAATTACGATACATTTTATGCTGACTGA
- the trpA gene encoding tryptophan synthase subunit alpha yields the protein MITFQLEQGEKLFIPFITAGDPSEEITIDLAVALQAAGAHAIELGVPYSDPLADGPVIQRASKRALHHGMNIVKAIELAGKMKKNGVKIPVILFTYYNPVLQLDTEYFFALLRKNHISGLLTPDLPFEESSELQKNCQTYGISYISLVAPTSKERLVKIVEQAEGFVYCVSSLGVTGVRQSFDESITDFIQQVKQLSHIPVAVGFGISTREQVNSMNKLSDGVVVGSALVKKIEELQEQLLANDTRQDALREFETYAKTFSPLYSFK from the coding sequence ATGATCACATTTCAATTAGAGCAAGGCGAGAAATTATTCATTCCATTTATCACGGCAGGAGATCCGTCAGAAGAAATCACGATTGATTTAGCTGTCGCCCTTCAAGCAGCCGGTGCACATGCGATTGAACTAGGTGTTCCGTATTCCGACCCGCTAGCGGACGGTCCTGTCATTCAAAGAGCCTCCAAAAGAGCGCTACATCATGGAATGAATATTGTAAAAGCGATAGAATTAGCAGGGAAGATGAAAAAAAACGGTGTGAAAATTCCTGTAATACTATTTACGTATTATAATCCTGTGTTACAATTAGACACAGAATACTTTTTCGCTTTACTGCGCAAAAATCATATTTCGGGACTCTTAACACCCGACTTGCCGTTTGAAGAGAGTAGCGAGCTGCAAAAGAACTGTCAAACATATGGCATCTCGTATATTTCGCTCGTTGCACCAACAAGCAAGGAACGATTAGTAAAAATTGTAGAGCAGGCAGAAGGTTTTGTGTATTGTGTTTCATCTCTTGGTGTGACAGGTGTCAGACAATCCTTTGACGAATCCATTACTGATTTTATTCAACAAGTGAAACAGCTGAGTCACATACCGGTTGCGGTCGGTTTTGGCATCTCAACAAGAGAACAAGTCAACTCAATGAATAAACTGAGTGACGGTGTCGTTGTAGGCAGTGCCCTTGTGAAAAAAATTGAAGAACTTCAAGAACAATTGTTAGCAAATGATACTCGTCAAGATGCTTTAAGAGAATTTGAAACCTATGCAAAAACATTTAGCCCCCTCTATTCATTCAAATGA
- a CDS encoding phosphoribosylanthranilate isomerase, producing the protein MKPFIKYCGAVSQEDVECIAQSQADAIGFIFAPSKRQVDPDQVKQWLTESQCEKEVAGVFVNENIQKVCDITQQVPLNIVQLHGDETRDQAKEIKQQTGAIVWKVFHHVPSIKETLDKMTAFAPFVDGFLIDAKVKGMRGGSGTSFTWEAVPVYKQQAKRLGKTCIIAGGITPETLPDLLAFGPAAIDLSSGIEENGKKSSAKIKALEERMLNNVRISK; encoded by the coding sequence ATGAAGCCTTTTATAAAATACTGCGGGGCGGTTTCACAAGAAGATGTAGAATGCATTGCGCAATCTCAAGCAGATGCAATCGGATTCATTTTTGCTCCAAGTAAAAGACAAGTCGATCCAGATCAAGTGAAACAATGGCTTACCGAATCGCAGTGTGAGAAAGAGGTTGCGGGTGTTTTTGTAAATGAAAATATCCAAAAAGTATGTGACATCACACAGCAGGTTCCTTTAAATATCGTGCAGCTACATGGAGATGAAACACGAGATCAAGCAAAAGAAATAAAACAACAAACAGGGGCGATTGTGTGGAAAGTTTTCCACCACGTGCCTAGCATAAAAGAAACACTCGATAAAATGACAGCATTTGCACCGTTTGTTGATGGCTTTCTCATTGATGCAAAAGTAAAAGGGATGAGAGGCGGTTCTGGCACATCGTTTACATGGGAAGCGGTACCTGTTTACAAACAGCAGGCAAAAAGATTAGGGAAAACTTGCATCATTGCAGGAGGAATAACACCAGAAACACTGCCAGATCTCCTTGCCTTTGGTCCAGCAGCGATCGATCTTTCAAGCGGCATAGAAGAAAACGGGAAGAAAAGCAGCGCTAAGATCAAAGCGCTCGAAGAAAGGATGTTAAACAATGTACGCATATCCAAATGA
- the qcrB gene encoding menaquinol-cytochrome c reductase cytochrome b subunit: MLNKIYDWVDERLDITPIWRDIADHEVPEHVNPAHHFSAFVYCFGGLTFFVTVIQVLSGMFLTMYYVPDIKNAWESVYYLQNEVAFGQIVRGMHHWGASLVIVMMFLHTLRVFFQGAYKKPRELNWIVGVLIFFVMLGLGFTGYLLPWDMKALFATKVGLQIAEATPFIGKEIKTLLAGHPDIVGAQTLTRFFAIHVFFLPAALFGLMAAHFIMIRKQGISGPL; this comes from the coding sequence ATGCTTAACAAGATTTATGATTGGGTAGATGAGCGGCTAGACATTACACCAATATGGAGAGATATTGCGGATCATGAGGTGCCAGAGCACGTCAATCCAGCGCATCATTTCTCCGCTTTTGTGTATTGTTTTGGTGGTTTAACGTTTTTTGTGACAGTCATTCAGGTCCTTTCGGGCATGTTTTTAACGATGTATTATGTGCCGGATATTAAAAATGCCTGGGAATCTGTCTATTACTTGCAAAATGAAGTGGCGTTTGGCCAGATTGTCAGAGGAATGCACCATTGGGGTGCGAGTTTAGTTATTGTCATGATGTTTTTACATACGCTAAGGGTCTTTTTCCAAGGGGCGTATAAAAAGCCTAGAGAGCTCAACTGGATTGTTGGTGTGCTCATTTTCTTTGTGATGCTTGGACTTGGTTTTACAGGTTATCTCTTACCATGGGATATGAAGGCGCTATTTGCGACGAAGGTTGGTCTTCAAATTGCAGAAGCGACACCTTTCATTGGAAAAGAGATCAAAACGCTGCTTGCAGGTCATCCTGACATTGTAGGGGCACAAACGCTGACGAGATTTTTTGCTATCCATGTCTTTTTCTTGCCAGCGGCATTATTTGGGCTGATGGCTGCCCACTTTATTATGATTCGTAAGCAAGGAATTTCTGGACCGCTATAA
- the trpB gene encoding tryptophan synthase subunit beta, with translation MYAYPNELGRYGEFGGKFVPETLMQPLKEIEEVFNELKEDPAFEQEYLSLLQNYSGRPTALTYADQLSAFLGGAKIYLKREDLNHTGAHKINNALGQALLAKKMGKSNIIAETGAGQHGVAAATVAAKFGLSCTVFMGKEDVERQSLNVFRMKLLGAEVIPVTSGNGTLKDATNEAIRYWVQHCSDHFYMIGSVVGPHPYPQIVSEFQRMIGDEAKEQMLEKEGRLPHKVVACVGGGSNAIGMYRAFLDEEVDIIGVEAAGKGIDTPLHAATITKGTKGVIHGSLTYLIQDEFGQIIEPYSISAGLDYPGIGPEHAYLHASGRVQYVSATDQEALDALKLLTEKEGILPAIESAHALAKAFEMSRTMSEDDIVLVCLSGRGDKDVHTLMNVLESEGETK, from the coding sequence ATGTACGCATATCCAAATGAGCTTGGCAGATATGGAGAATTTGGAGGGAAATTTGTTCCTGAGACGCTCATGCAGCCACTCAAAGAAATTGAAGAAGTATTTAACGAATTAAAAGAAGACCCCGCTTTTGAACAAGAATATCTTTCTCTTTTGCAAAACTATTCAGGCAGACCGACTGCGTTGACGTATGCTGATCAATTATCAGCATTCCTTGGCGGTGCAAAAATATATTTAAAAAGAGAAGATTTAAACCATACAGGTGCTCACAAAATTAACAATGCACTAGGTCAGGCCCTGCTTGCGAAAAAAATGGGGAAATCAAACATCATCGCGGAAACAGGCGCTGGCCAGCACGGAGTAGCAGCTGCAACGGTGGCAGCTAAGTTTGGGTTATCATGTACAGTATTTATGGGGAAAGAGGATGTGGAAAGACAATCACTCAATGTATTCCGAATGAAGCTTCTTGGAGCTGAAGTGATACCTGTCACAAGCGGGAACGGCACATTAAAAGATGCAACCAATGAAGCGATTCGTTATTGGGTTCAGCATTGCAGTGATCATTTTTATATGATTGGCTCAGTAGTAGGTCCTCATCCATATCCTCAAATTGTCAGTGAGTTCCAGCGGATGATTGGTGATGAAGCAAAAGAGCAGATGCTTGAAAAAGAAGGCAGACTTCCGCATAAAGTCGTGGCTTGTGTAGGCGGCGGGAGTAATGCCATTGGAATGTACCGAGCGTTTTTAGATGAAGAAGTAGATATCATTGGTGTAGAAGCGGCTGGAAAAGGCATCGATACGCCGCTACATGCAGCGACCATTACAAAAGGGACTAAAGGGGTCATTCATGGATCATTAACTTATTTAATTCAAGACGAATTTGGACAGATTATTGAGCCCTATTCTATCTCCGCTGGTTTAGATTATCCGGGAATCGGACCAGAGCACGCATATTTACATGCAAGCGGCCGGGTTCAATATGTGAGTGCAACAGATCAAGAAGCACTGGATGCGTTAAAGCTGCTGACAGAAAAGGAAGGAATCCTGCCAGCGATTGAATCAGCACATGCGTTAGCCAAGGCGTTTGAGATGAGCAGGACAATGAGTGAAGATGACATCGTCCTTGTCTGCCTGTCAGGAAGAGGAGATAAGGATGTGCATACATTAATGAACGTGCTAGAAAGTGAGGGCGAAACCAAATGA
- a CDS encoding menaquinol-cytochrome c reductase cytochrome b/c subunit, whose amino-acid sequence MHRGKGMKFVGDSRVPAERKPNIPKDYSEYPGKTEAFWPNFLLKEWLVGAVFLIGFLVLTVVHAPPLERMADPTDTGYIPLPDWYFLFLYQLLKYEFAAGSYTVVGAMIMPGIAFGALLLAPFLDSGPERRPYRRPVAVGMMILAVGAATYLTWESVATHDWEAAAKQGEIKKEAEIDTSAEEYKIYQEQTCISCHGDNMQGGAAGPSLVDNGLAPEEIAKIAVEGKGNMPKGIFKGSDEELEKLSKYLSEVKSK is encoded by the coding sequence TTGCATAGGGGAAAAGGGATGAAGTTTGTCGGAGACTCGAGAGTTCCGGCAGAAAGAAAACCTAATATACCTAAAGACTATTCCGAATATCCGGGAAAAACAGAAGCCTTTTGGCCGAACTTTCTTTTAAAGGAATGGCTTGTAGGTGCCGTTTTTTTAATTGGATTTCTTGTCCTAACTGTGGTTCATGCACCTCCGCTTGAGCGGATGGCTGATCCAACAGATACTGGCTATATTCCGCTGCCAGACTGGTATTTCCTATTTTTGTACCAGTTATTAAAATATGAATTTGCTGCAGGAAGCTATACAGTAGTTGGCGCGATGATTATGCCTGGAATTGCGTTTGGTGCACTTTTGCTTGCGCCATTTCTTGATTCAGGTCCTGAACGCAGACCTTATAGAAGACCGGTTGCAGTGGGGATGATGATCCTTGCAGTCGGTGCAGCAACATATTTAACGTGGGAGTCTGTTGCTACTCATGATTGGGAAGCAGCGGCGAAACAAGGTGAAATTAAGAAAGAAGCAGAGATTGATACCTCAGCGGAAGAGTATAAAATTTATCAAGAGCAGACATGTATCTCCTGTCATGGGGACAACATGCAGGGCGGAGCAGCTGGACCGTCACTTGTTGATAACGGTCTTGCGCCTGAGGAGATCGCTAAAATCGCTGTTGAAGGAAAAGGTAACATGCCTAAGGGCATCTTTAAAGGCAGCGATGAAGAACTTGAAAAGCTTTCTAAATATTTATCTGAGGTCAAATCTAAATAA
- the hisC gene encoding histidinol-phosphate transaminase, producing MQIKEQLKQLKPYQPGKPIEEVKKEYQLDKIVKLASNENPFGYSVHAREAIQAELEHLAIYPDGYSASLRTELAEFLQVNEKQLIFGNGSDELVQIIARAFLDQHTNTVIPAPSFPQYRHNAVIEKAEIREVPLLDGGAHDLKSMLKAIDENTKVVWVCNPNNPTGNHLSEAELVAFLDQVPAHVLVVLDEAYFEYVRAEDFPNSLSLLHSYQNVIILRTFSKAYGLAALRVGYGIASEELITAIEPAREPFNTSRIAQAAARAAIKDQDFIRSCRQKNEEGLKQYQEFADRFGLFIYPSQTNFVLIDFKRDADELFNALLKKGYIVRSGKALGFPTSLRITVGTKEQNAEILSTLADLLQGIRA from the coding sequence TTGCAAATCAAAGAGCAATTAAAACAACTAAAACCGTATCAACCTGGGAAACCAATTGAAGAGGTCAAAAAAGAATATCAATTAGACAAAATTGTGAAATTGGCTTCAAATGAAAACCCTTTTGGATATTCCGTACATGCAAGAGAGGCGATACAAGCTGAGCTTGAACATTTAGCGATCTATCCAGATGGATACAGCGCAAGTTTGAGAACGGAGCTTGCTGAGTTTCTTCAAGTAAATGAAAAACAATTAATATTCGGGAATGGCTCAGATGAACTTGTGCAAATTATTGCTAGGGCATTCCTTGACCAACATACAAATACCGTGATCCCAGCTCCATCTTTCCCGCAATACCGTCACAATGCAGTTATTGAGAAAGCAGAGATTCGAGAAGTGCCGCTTTTAGACGGAGGCGCTCACGATCTGAAGAGTATGCTGAAAGCAATTGACGAAAACACGAAGGTCGTCTGGGTATGTAATCCAAATAACCCGACGGGCAATCATTTGTCAGAAGCTGAGCTTGTCGCGTTTTTAGATCAAGTACCAGCTCATGTGCTTGTTGTACTAGATGAAGCTTATTTCGAATACGTTCGTGCGGAAGACTTTCCGAACAGCCTATCTTTATTACACTCCTACCAAAATGTCATCATACTTCGTACGTTTTCTAAAGCGTATGGACTTGCAGCACTTCGCGTAGGCTATGGCATTGCGTCGGAAGAGTTGATTACTGCCATTGAACCAGCGAGAGAGCCGTTTAATACAAGTCGTATCGCTCAGGCGGCTGCTCGTGCAGCGATCAAAGATCAGGACTTCATTCGGTCATGTAGACAGAAAAATGAAGAAGGTCTCAAGCAATATCAAGAATTTGCCGACCGTTTTGGACTATTTATTTATCCGTCTCAAACAAACTTTGTGCTGATTGATTTTAAAAGAGATGCAGATGAATTGTTCAATGCATTATTGAAAAAAGGCTATATTGTTCGTTCTGGTAAAGCACTTGGTTTTCCAACTTCTTTGCGTATTACGGTCGGAACAAAGGAACAAAATGCAGAAATTCTAAGCACTCTTGCCGATTTATTGCAAGGCATTCGTGCGTAG
- a CDS encoding ubiquinol-cytochrome c reductase iron-sulfur subunit, which yields MSEKRHGVSRRQFLNYTLTGVGGFMAAGMLMPMVRFALDPVLKGTEDQDMVQVVSVDELTKEPKRFDFKIDQVDAWYESKESRSAWVYKEGDEIVALSPICKHLGCTVNWNSDPKNPNKFFCPCHYGLYDKDGTNVPGTPPLAPLDHYKQQVKDGYLYLGKAVPKGEG from the coding sequence ATGAGCGAGAAGAGACATGGAGTGTCCAGGCGTCAATTTTTGAATTACACGTTGACCGGCGTGGGGGGATTTATGGCCGCTGGAATGCTCATGCCTATGGTTCGCTTTGCGCTTGACCCTGTGCTAAAAGGAACAGAGGATCAGGATATGGTTCAAGTTGTCAGTGTAGATGAACTGACAAAGGAACCGAAGCGCTTTGACTTTAAAATTGATCAAGTAGATGCATGGTATGAGTCAAAGGAATCTAGGTCAGCATGGGTGTACAAAGAAGGGGATGAAATTGTCGCTTTATCGCCAATCTGTAAACATTTAGGATGTACAGTGAACTGGAACAGCGATCCGAAAAATCCAAACAAATTTTTCTGCCCATGCCACTATGGCCTGTACGACAAGGATGGTACAAACGTACCCGGAACTCCGCCACTTGCACCGCTTGACCATTATAAGCAGCAAGTGAAGGACGGATACCTCTATCTTGGAAAAGCTGTGCCGAAAGGGGAAGGGTAA
- a CDS encoding YpiF family protein, protein MKFHAEDADRFLQSKDYIDTAIIPLVGIDAEQIKQTVSLGEFTILVAEELERQLKGRVFLFPTHTYVEINDRKQEDVFTMKQSLENQFQHVVLITSDHDWKEYVAISESLFLLKPVPLEHLKVELKQKIIQDSVEQILNFLLQKWNPS, encoded by the coding sequence ATGAAGTTTCATGCGGAGGATGCGGATCGTTTTTTGCAATCTAAAGATTACATTGATACCGCTATCATTCCATTAGTTGGAATAGATGCAGAGCAAATCAAACAAACCGTGTCTTTAGGTGAGTTTACCATTCTTGTAGCAGAGGAACTTGAAAGGCAGCTGAAAGGGCGGGTTTTTCTTTTTCCGACACATACATATGTAGAAATCAATGATCGAAAACAAGAAGACGTCTTCACAATGAAGCAGTCGCTTGAAAATCAATTTCAGCATGTCGTGTTGATCACATCTGATCACGATTGGAAAGAGTACGTGGCGATAAGTGAGTCACTATTTTTATTAAAGCCGGTTCCGCTTGAGCATTTAAAAGTTGAATTAAAGCAAAAAATTATTCAAGACAGTGTAGAACAAATTTTGAACTTTTTGTTACAAAAGTGGAATCCTTCATAA